A region of Drosophila suzukii chromosome 2L, CBGP_Dsuzu_IsoJpt1.0, whole genome shotgun sequence DNA encodes the following proteins:
- the LOC108021468 gene encoding calponin homology domain-containing protein DDB_G0272472 isoform X5, producing MNNFTTTTAAAPPKEALPRSGHVNEVCKEWLVREDGALAYKLQSQEINDFYKGNRYRNAVVREDFPTALHEQIKEKEHAQRRVDAYRRRLTEQEEHDKRVAKEIADKLERDLQEQQQKELQQSELIAKQMQEIYVNLPPVPPPATRDRSRPPPRPAKKLSPEKYDQLVGNFGLGNGTGSGSGSAKAAERHMQQHADDIELYVDPCDYASLREIGLPMEEIQEMSKKLKQEQKDELLARRLQAIESKECVGQEHRDRLLAIEAQDKELAKMLQDRMNSKNSFCYRYNYLGIRKEKAKAKRAKEKARLRKTQQKEAAEAANGNGSLLCGTNSYCGPMLPLPPDCLSSNANHSQADIDVEAYSNPIDVLNNSREQRPHNGPLTNGSLTRDGGSGSNHSSMQRQQRNMAPIRGEDDIYTLPVDSCRPGPRPVSLHMAAEAVQQLQNHNSMTRSEHYGSEAGSHDSSNLSGQDISPHMKYSKSGNFGIYIKVPVPRRLTCQFRVLDDQIQVKIVKRSPRTNARISEP from the exons ATGAATAATTTCACAACCACAACAGCAGCCGCACCACCAAAGGAAGCGCTGCCCCGATCAGGACATGTTAATGAGG TGTGCAAGGAGTGGCTCGTGCGTGAGGATGGCGCTTTGGCCTACAAACTCCAGTCCCAAGAGA TTAATGACTTCTACAAGGGAAATCGGTACAGAAACGCTGTGGTACGCGAGGATTTCCCAACTGCCCTGCACGAACAGATCAAGGAAAAGGAACATGCCCAGCGAAGGGTAGATGCCTACAGAAGACGTCTAACTGAACA GGAGGAGCATGACAAGCGAGTGGCCAAAGAAATTGCTGACAAACTGGAACGTGATctgcaggagcagcagcaaaagGAGCTGCAACAGAGCGAGCTAATAGCCAAGCAAATGCAG GAAATCTATGTTAATTTGCCGCCTGTGCCGCCGCCAGCAACACGAGACAGGAGCCGTCCGCCGCCACGTCCCGCCAAA AAATTGTCACCCGAGAAATACGATCAACTGGTGGGCAATTTTGGCTTGGGAAATGGAACTGGATCGGGATCTGGATCGGCCAAGGCAGCTGAGAGACACATGCAGCAACACGCCGATGACATCGAACTCTATGTGGATCCCTGCGATTATGCGAGCCTGCGAGAGATCGGACTGCCCATGGAGGAGATCCAGGAGATGAGCAAGAAACTCAAGCAGGAGCAGAAGGATGAG TTGCTGGCTCGCCGACTGCAGGCCATCGAGTCCAAGGAATGTGTGGGCCAGGAGCACAGGGATCGTCTGCTGGCGATCGAGGCTCAGGACAAGGAGCTGGCCAAAATGCTGCAGGACAGG ATGAATTCAAAGAATTCGTTTTGCTATAGATACAACTATTTAGGAATAAGAAag GAGAAGGCCAAAGCCAAGCGGGCCAAGGAGAAAGCTCGTCTGCGAAAAACTCAGCAGAAGGAAGCCGCAGAGGCTGCCAATGGAAACGGTAGTCTGCTCTGTGGCACCAATTCTTATTGTGGTCCTATGCTGCCGCTGCCCCCGGATTGCCTTTCCAGCAATGCCAATCATTCACAGGCCGACATCGATGTGGAGGCCTACTCGAATCCCATAGATGTGCTCAACAATAGTCGTGAACAGCGACCACACAATGGACCTTTGACCAATGGCAGCCTGACCAGAGATGGGGGCTCGGGCTCCAATCACAGCTCCATGCAGAGGCAGCAGAGGAACATGGCACCCATTAGGGGAGAAGACGATATCTACACTCTGCCCGTGGACAGTTGTAGGCCAGGACCAAGGCCTGTTTCACTACACATGGCAGCAGAGGCGGTGCAACAACTTCAGAACCACAATTCCATGACAAG ATCCGAGCATTATGGATCCGAGGCCGGTTCGCATGACAGTTCCAATCTGAGCGGTCAGGACATATCGCCCCACATGAAATACTCCAAGTCCGGCAATTTcggtatatat ATCAAAGTGCCAGTCCCACGCCGCCTTACATGCCAATTCAGGGTACTCGACGATCAAATTCAAGTGAAGATCGTAAAAAGAAGTCCAAGGACAAATGCACGCATCAGTGAACCATAA
- the LOC108021468 gene encoding uncharacterized protein isoform X3, translating to MNNFTTTTAAAPPKEALPRSGHVNEVCKEWLVREDGALAYKLQSQEINDFYKGNRYRNAVVREDFPTALHEQIKEKEHAQRRVDAYRRRLTEQEEHDKRVAKEIADKLERDLQEQQQKELQQSELIAKQMQEIYVNLPPVPPPATRDRSRPPPRPAKASIHLQQQQQQHQPEASTSQQARYHSQQHQQQQQQPLQLQQQHFSQTDNYVGLSLIPNIVDLPAAAAATCTTPTRNVQAHNQLLKLSPEKYDQLVGNFGLGNGTGSGSGSAKAAERHMQQHADDIELYVDPCDYASLREIGLPMEEIQEMSKKLKQEQKDELLARRLQAIESKECVGQEHRDRLLAIEAQDKELAKMLQDRMNSKNSFCYRYNYLGIRKEKAKAKRAKEKARLRKTQQKEAAEAANGNGSLLCGTNSYCGPMLPLPPDCLSSNANHSQADIDVEAYSNPIDVLNNSREQRPHNGPLTNGSLTRDGGSGSNHSSMQRQQRNMAPIRGEDDIYTLPVDSCRPGPRPVSLHMAAEAVQQLQNHNSMTRSEHYGSEAGSHDSSNLSGQDISPHMKYSKSGNFGIYIKVPVPRRLTCQFRVLDDQIQVKIVKRSPRTNARISEP from the exons ATGAATAATTTCACAACCACAACAGCAGCCGCACCACCAAAGGAAGCGCTGCCCCGATCAGGACATGTTAATGAGG TGTGCAAGGAGTGGCTCGTGCGTGAGGATGGCGCTTTGGCCTACAAACTCCAGTCCCAAGAGA TTAATGACTTCTACAAGGGAAATCGGTACAGAAACGCTGTGGTACGCGAGGATTTCCCAACTGCCCTGCACGAACAGATCAAGGAAAAGGAACATGCCCAGCGAAGGGTAGATGCCTACAGAAGACGTCTAACTGAACA GGAGGAGCATGACAAGCGAGTGGCCAAAGAAATTGCTGACAAACTGGAACGTGATctgcaggagcagcagcaaaagGAGCTGCAACAGAGCGAGCTAATAGCCAAGCAAATGCAG GAAATCTATGTTAATTTGCCGCCTGTGCCGCCGCCAGCAACACGAGACAGGAGCCGTCCGCCGCCACGTCCCGCCAAAGCAAGTATACACctgcaacaacagcagcagcaacatcagccaGAGGCGAGCACCTCACAGCAGGCTAGATATCACAgtcagcaacaccagcagcagcagcagcaaccgttgcaactgcagcagcaacacttTTCACAAACAGACAACTATGTAGGATTATCGCTTATACCAAATATTGTAGATTTgccagcggcagcagcagcaacatgcaCAACCCCCACTAGAAATGTACAGGCACACAATCAGCTGTTG AAATTGTCACCCGAGAAATACGATCAACTGGTGGGCAATTTTGGCTTGGGAAATGGAACTGGATCGGGATCTGGATCGGCCAAGGCAGCTGAGAGACACATGCAGCAACACGCCGATGACATCGAACTCTATGTGGATCCCTGCGATTATGCGAGCCTGCGAGAGATCGGACTGCCCATGGAGGAGATCCAGGAGATGAGCAAGAAACTCAAGCAGGAGCAGAAGGATGAG TTGCTGGCTCGCCGACTGCAGGCCATCGAGTCCAAGGAATGTGTGGGCCAGGAGCACAGGGATCGTCTGCTGGCGATCGAGGCTCAGGACAAGGAGCTGGCCAAAATGCTGCAGGACAGG ATGAATTCAAAGAATTCGTTTTGCTATAGATACAACTATTTAGGAATAAGAAag GAGAAGGCCAAAGCCAAGCGGGCCAAGGAGAAAGCTCGTCTGCGAAAAACTCAGCAGAAGGAAGCCGCAGAGGCTGCCAATGGAAACGGTAGTCTGCTCTGTGGCACCAATTCTTATTGTGGTCCTATGCTGCCGCTGCCCCCGGATTGCCTTTCCAGCAATGCCAATCATTCACAGGCCGACATCGATGTGGAGGCCTACTCGAATCCCATAGATGTGCTCAACAATAGTCGTGAACAGCGACCACACAATGGACCTTTGACCAATGGCAGCCTGACCAGAGATGGGGGCTCGGGCTCCAATCACAGCTCCATGCAGAGGCAGCAGAGGAACATGGCACCCATTAGGGGAGAAGACGATATCTACACTCTGCCCGTGGACAGTTGTAGGCCAGGACCAAGGCCTGTTTCACTACACATGGCAGCAGAGGCGGTGCAACAACTTCAGAACCACAATTCCATGACAAG ATCCGAGCATTATGGATCCGAGGCCGGTTCGCATGACAGTTCCAATCTGAGCGGTCAGGACATATCGCCCCACATGAAATACTCCAAGTCCGGCAATTTcggtatatat ATCAAAGTGCCAGTCCCACGCCGCCTTACATGCCAATTCAGGGTACTCGACGATCAAATTCAAGTGAAGATCGTAAAAAGAAGTCCAAGGACAAATGCACGCATCAGTGAACCATAA
- the LOC108021468 gene encoding trichohyalin isoform X4, which translates to MNNFTTTTAAAPPKEALPRSGHVNEVCKEWLVREDGALAYKLQSQEINDFYKGNRYRNAVVREDFPTALHEQIKEKEHAQRRVDAYRRRLTEQEEHDKRVAKEIADKLERDLQEQQQKELQQSELIAKQMQEIYVNLPPVPPPATRDRSRPPPRPAKASIHLQQQQQQHQPEASTSQQARYHSQQHQQQQQQPLQLQQQHFSQTDNYKLSPEKYDQLVGNFGLGNGTGSGSGSAKAAERHMQQHADDIELYVDPCDYASLREIGLPMEEIQEMSKKLKQEQKDELLARRLQAIESKECVGQEHRDRLLAIEAQDKELAKMLQDRMNSKNSFCYRYNYLGIRKEKAKAKRAKEKARLRKTQQKEAAEAANGNGSLLCGTNSYCGPMLPLPPDCLSSNANHSQADIDVEAYSNPIDVLNNSREQRPHNGPLTNGSLTRDGGSGSNHSSMQRQQRNMAPIRGEDDIYTLPVDSCRPGPRPVSLHMAAEAVQQLQNHNSMTRSEHYGSEAGSHDSSNLSGQDISPHMKYSKSGNFGIYIKVPVPRRLTCQFRVLDDQIQVKIVKRSPRTNARISEP; encoded by the exons ATGAATAATTTCACAACCACAACAGCAGCCGCACCACCAAAGGAAGCGCTGCCCCGATCAGGACATGTTAATGAGG TGTGCAAGGAGTGGCTCGTGCGTGAGGATGGCGCTTTGGCCTACAAACTCCAGTCCCAAGAGA TTAATGACTTCTACAAGGGAAATCGGTACAGAAACGCTGTGGTACGCGAGGATTTCCCAACTGCCCTGCACGAACAGATCAAGGAAAAGGAACATGCCCAGCGAAGGGTAGATGCCTACAGAAGACGTCTAACTGAACA GGAGGAGCATGACAAGCGAGTGGCCAAAGAAATTGCTGACAAACTGGAACGTGATctgcaggagcagcagcaaaagGAGCTGCAACAGAGCGAGCTAATAGCCAAGCAAATGCAG GAAATCTATGTTAATTTGCCGCCTGTGCCGCCGCCAGCAACACGAGACAGGAGCCGTCCGCCGCCACGTCCCGCCAAAGCAAGTATACACctgcaacaacagcagcagcaacatcagccaGAGGCGAGCACCTCACAGCAGGCTAGATATCACAgtcagcaacaccagcagcagcagcagcaaccgttgcaactgcagcagcaacacttTTCACAAACAGACAACTAT AAATTGTCACCCGAGAAATACGATCAACTGGTGGGCAATTTTGGCTTGGGAAATGGAACTGGATCGGGATCTGGATCGGCCAAGGCAGCTGAGAGACACATGCAGCAACACGCCGATGACATCGAACTCTATGTGGATCCCTGCGATTATGCGAGCCTGCGAGAGATCGGACTGCCCATGGAGGAGATCCAGGAGATGAGCAAGAAACTCAAGCAGGAGCAGAAGGATGAG TTGCTGGCTCGCCGACTGCAGGCCATCGAGTCCAAGGAATGTGTGGGCCAGGAGCACAGGGATCGTCTGCTGGCGATCGAGGCTCAGGACAAGGAGCTGGCCAAAATGCTGCAGGACAGG ATGAATTCAAAGAATTCGTTTTGCTATAGATACAACTATTTAGGAATAAGAAag GAGAAGGCCAAAGCCAAGCGGGCCAAGGAGAAAGCTCGTCTGCGAAAAACTCAGCAGAAGGAAGCCGCAGAGGCTGCCAATGGAAACGGTAGTCTGCTCTGTGGCACCAATTCTTATTGTGGTCCTATGCTGCCGCTGCCCCCGGATTGCCTTTCCAGCAATGCCAATCATTCACAGGCCGACATCGATGTGGAGGCCTACTCGAATCCCATAGATGTGCTCAACAATAGTCGTGAACAGCGACCACACAATGGACCTTTGACCAATGGCAGCCTGACCAGAGATGGGGGCTCGGGCTCCAATCACAGCTCCATGCAGAGGCAGCAGAGGAACATGGCACCCATTAGGGGAGAAGACGATATCTACACTCTGCCCGTGGACAGTTGTAGGCCAGGACCAAGGCCTGTTTCACTACACATGGCAGCAGAGGCGGTGCAACAACTTCAGAACCACAATTCCATGACAAG ATCCGAGCATTATGGATCCGAGGCCGGTTCGCATGACAGTTCCAATCTGAGCGGTCAGGACATATCGCCCCACATGAAATACTCCAAGTCCGGCAATTTcggtatatat ATCAAAGTGCCAGTCCCACGCCGCCTTACATGCCAATTCAGGGTACTCGACGATCAAATTCAAGTGAAGATCGTAAAAAGAAGTCCAAGGACAAATGCACGCATCAGTGAACCATAA
- the LOC108021468 gene encoding calponin homology domain-containing protein DDB_G0272472 isoform X6, whose product MNNFTTTTAAAPPKEALPRSGHVNEVCKEWLVREDGALAYKLQSQEINDFYKGNRYRNAVVREDFPTALHEQIKEKEHAQRRVDAYRRRLTEQEEHDKRVAKEIADKLERDLQEQQQKELQQSELIAKQMQEIYVNLPPVPPPATRDRSRPPPRPAKKLSPEKYDQLVGNFGLGNGTGSGSGSAKAAERHMQQHADDIELYVDPCDYASLREIGLPMEEIQEMSKKLKQEQKDELLARRLQAIESKECVGQEHRDRLLAIEAQDKELAKMLQDRMNSKNSFCYRYNYLGIRKEKAKAKRAKEKARLRKTQQKEAAEAANGNGSLLCGTNSYCGPMLPLPPDCLSSNANHSQADIDVEAYSNPIDVLNNSREQRPHNGPLTNGSLTRDGGSGSNHSSMQRQQRNMAPIRGEDDIYTLPVDSCRPGPRPVSLHMAAEAVQQLQNHNSMTRSEHYGSEAGSHDSSNLSGQDISPHMKYSKSGNFDQSASPTPPYMPIQGTRRSNSSEDRKKKSKDKCTHQ is encoded by the exons ATGAATAATTTCACAACCACAACAGCAGCCGCACCACCAAAGGAAGCGCTGCCCCGATCAGGACATGTTAATGAGG TGTGCAAGGAGTGGCTCGTGCGTGAGGATGGCGCTTTGGCCTACAAACTCCAGTCCCAAGAGA TTAATGACTTCTACAAGGGAAATCGGTACAGAAACGCTGTGGTACGCGAGGATTTCCCAACTGCCCTGCACGAACAGATCAAGGAAAAGGAACATGCCCAGCGAAGGGTAGATGCCTACAGAAGACGTCTAACTGAACA GGAGGAGCATGACAAGCGAGTGGCCAAAGAAATTGCTGACAAACTGGAACGTGATctgcaggagcagcagcaaaagGAGCTGCAACAGAGCGAGCTAATAGCCAAGCAAATGCAG GAAATCTATGTTAATTTGCCGCCTGTGCCGCCGCCAGCAACACGAGACAGGAGCCGTCCGCCGCCACGTCCCGCCAAA AAATTGTCACCCGAGAAATACGATCAACTGGTGGGCAATTTTGGCTTGGGAAATGGAACTGGATCGGGATCTGGATCGGCCAAGGCAGCTGAGAGACACATGCAGCAACACGCCGATGACATCGAACTCTATGTGGATCCCTGCGATTATGCGAGCCTGCGAGAGATCGGACTGCCCATGGAGGAGATCCAGGAGATGAGCAAGAAACTCAAGCAGGAGCAGAAGGATGAG TTGCTGGCTCGCCGACTGCAGGCCATCGAGTCCAAGGAATGTGTGGGCCAGGAGCACAGGGATCGTCTGCTGGCGATCGAGGCTCAGGACAAGGAGCTGGCCAAAATGCTGCAGGACAGG ATGAATTCAAAGAATTCGTTTTGCTATAGATACAACTATTTAGGAATAAGAAag GAGAAGGCCAAAGCCAAGCGGGCCAAGGAGAAAGCTCGTCTGCGAAAAACTCAGCAGAAGGAAGCCGCAGAGGCTGCCAATGGAAACGGTAGTCTGCTCTGTGGCACCAATTCTTATTGTGGTCCTATGCTGCCGCTGCCCCCGGATTGCCTTTCCAGCAATGCCAATCATTCACAGGCCGACATCGATGTGGAGGCCTACTCGAATCCCATAGATGTGCTCAACAATAGTCGTGAACAGCGACCACACAATGGACCTTTGACCAATGGCAGCCTGACCAGAGATGGGGGCTCGGGCTCCAATCACAGCTCCATGCAGAGGCAGCAGAGGAACATGGCACCCATTAGGGGAGAAGACGATATCTACACTCTGCCCGTGGACAGTTGTAGGCCAGGACCAAGGCCTGTTTCACTACACATGGCAGCAGAGGCGGTGCAACAACTTCAGAACCACAATTCCATGACAAG ATCCGAGCATTATGGATCCGAGGCCGGTTCGCATGACAGTTCCAATCTGAGCGGTCAGGACATATCGCCCCACATGAAATACTCCAAGTCCGGCAATTTcg ATCAAAGTGCCAGTCCCACGCCGCCTTACATGCCAATTCAGGGTACTCGACGATCAAATTCAAGTGAAGATCGTAAAAAGAAGTCCAAGGACAAATGCACGCATCAGTGA
- the LOC108021468 gene encoding uncharacterized protein isoform X1: MNNFTTTTAAAPPKEALPRSGHVNEVCKEWLVREDGALAYKLQSQEINDFYKGNRYRNAVVREDFPTALHEQIKEKEHAQRRVDAYRRRLTEQEEHDKRVAKEIADKLERDLQEQQQKELQQSELIAKQMQEIYVNLPPVPPPATRDRSRPPPRPAKASIHLQQQQQQHQPEASTSQQARYHSQQHQQQQQQPLQLQQQHFSQTDNYVGLSLIPNIVDLPAAAAATCTTPTRNVQAHNQLLVSDVLSSQHQQQQQQHHSRFHHAQQQQQQQQQQPHQSSSPARRPPTNPTTTATTNMPSTPSITQHPPTHTAHSADIDELVDYADVADSIRDYNIAVTGCTAATSGSVVDAAATSLLKQRSPSHENLLRTEPKFQKLSPEKYDQLVGNFGLGNGTGSGSGSAKAAERHMQQHADDIELYVDPCDYASLREIGLPMEEIQEMSKKLKQEQKDELLARRLQAIESKECVGQEHRDRLLAIEAQDKELAKMLQDRMNSKNSFCYRYNYLGIRKEKAKAKRAKEKARLRKTQQKEAAEAANGNGSLLCGTNSYCGPMLPLPPDCLSSNANHSQADIDVEAYSNPIDVLNNSREQRPHNGPLTNGSLTRDGGSGSNHSSMQRQQRNMAPIRGEDDIYTLPVDSCRPGPRPVSLHMAAEAVQQLQNHNSMTRSEHYGSEAGSHDSSNLSGQDISPHMKYSKSGNFDQSASPTPPYMPIQGTRRSNSSEDRKKKSKDKCTHQ; the protein is encoded by the exons ATGAATAATTTCACAACCACAACAGCAGCCGCACCACCAAAGGAAGCGCTGCCCCGATCAGGACATGTTAATGAGG TGTGCAAGGAGTGGCTCGTGCGTGAGGATGGCGCTTTGGCCTACAAACTCCAGTCCCAAGAGA TTAATGACTTCTACAAGGGAAATCGGTACAGAAACGCTGTGGTACGCGAGGATTTCCCAACTGCCCTGCACGAACAGATCAAGGAAAAGGAACATGCCCAGCGAAGGGTAGATGCCTACAGAAGACGTCTAACTGAACA GGAGGAGCATGACAAGCGAGTGGCCAAAGAAATTGCTGACAAACTGGAACGTGATctgcaggagcagcagcaaaagGAGCTGCAACAGAGCGAGCTAATAGCCAAGCAAATGCAG GAAATCTATGTTAATTTGCCGCCTGTGCCGCCGCCAGCAACACGAGACAGGAGCCGTCCGCCGCCACGTCCCGCCAAAGCAAGTATACACctgcaacaacagcagcagcaacatcagccaGAGGCGAGCACCTCACAGCAGGCTAGATATCACAgtcagcaacaccagcagcagcagcagcaaccgttgcaactgcagcagcaacacttTTCACAAACAGACAACTATGTAGGATTATCGCTTATACCAAATATTGTAGATTTgccagcggcagcagcagcaacatgcaCAACCCCCACTAGAAATGTACAGGCACACAATCAGCTGTTGGTGAGTGATGTCTTATCAtcgcaacaccagcagcagcaacagcaacatcactCACGTTTTCATCATgcacaacagcagcagcagcaacagcagcagcagccacatcAATCATCATCGCCGGCACGTCGTCCACCAACAAATCCGACCACAACTGCAACAACTAACATGCCCAGCACTCCATCCATAACTCAGCACCCACCCACACACACCGCACACTCAGCTGACATCGATGAGCTGGTGGACTATGCCGATGTTGCTGACAGCATACGCGACTACAATATCGCTGTCACGGGCTgcacggcagcaacatcggGCAGTGTTGTCGATGCAGCTGCAACATCACTCCTGAAACAACGCTCCCCGTCACACGAAAATCTCCTAAGAACCGAACCGAAATTTCAGAAATTGTCACCCGAGAAATACGATCAACTGGTGGGCAATTTTGGCTTGGGAAATGGAACTGGATCGGGATCTGGATCGGCCAAGGCAGCTGAGAGACACATGCAGCAACACGCCGATGACATCGAACTCTATGTGGATCCCTGCGATTATGCGAGCCTGCGAGAGATCGGACTGCCCATGGAGGAGATCCAGGAGATGAGCAAGAAACTCAAGCAGGAGCAGAAGGATGAG TTGCTGGCTCGCCGACTGCAGGCCATCGAGTCCAAGGAATGTGTGGGCCAGGAGCACAGGGATCGTCTGCTGGCGATCGAGGCTCAGGACAAGGAGCTGGCCAAAATGCTGCAGGACAGG ATGAATTCAAAGAATTCGTTTTGCTATAGATACAACTATTTAGGAATAAGAAag GAGAAGGCCAAAGCCAAGCGGGCCAAGGAGAAAGCTCGTCTGCGAAAAACTCAGCAGAAGGAAGCCGCAGAGGCTGCCAATGGAAACGGTAGTCTGCTCTGTGGCACCAATTCTTATTGTGGTCCTATGCTGCCGCTGCCCCCGGATTGCCTTTCCAGCAATGCCAATCATTCACAGGCCGACATCGATGTGGAGGCCTACTCGAATCCCATAGATGTGCTCAACAATAGTCGTGAACAGCGACCACACAATGGACCTTTGACCAATGGCAGCCTGACCAGAGATGGGGGCTCGGGCTCCAATCACAGCTCCATGCAGAGGCAGCAGAGGAACATGGCACCCATTAGGGGAGAAGACGATATCTACACTCTGCCCGTGGACAGTTGTAGGCCAGGACCAAGGCCTGTTTCACTACACATGGCAGCAGAGGCGGTGCAACAACTTCAGAACCACAATTCCATGACAAG ATCCGAGCATTATGGATCCGAGGCCGGTTCGCATGACAGTTCCAATCTGAGCGGTCAGGACATATCGCCCCACATGAAATACTCCAAGTCCGGCAATTTcg ATCAAAGTGCCAGTCCCACGCCGCCTTACATGCCAATTCAGGGTACTCGACGATCAAATTCAAGTGAAGATCGTAAAAAGAAGTCCAAGGACAAATGCACGCATCAGTGA